From Micrococcus porci, one genomic window encodes:
- a CDS encoding Nif3-like dinuclear metal center hexameric protein, producing MTVPDHPLQGAGEGACGRAVATDAVASDVPRLSDVLAAVERLWPARLAESWDAVGPVVGRAGRPVRHVLWAVDPVQDVVDEAVRIGADLVVTHHPLMLRGTTSVAAVGHGGAFKGEVVHTLIEHGIALVAAHTNADSAVGGVSDAIAWRLGLTDVSPLQPSAGGSGAEGIGRVGELPAPVPLVEFARTVAALLPATAGGVRVAGDADLPVRRVAVCGGAGDSLFDAVRAADADVYVTSDLRHHPASEAREAARHAGGRPALVDTAHFAGEWLWLADGAAALAEELARGGHRARMTVSELVTDPWDLHLPSGLAERTTS from the coding sequence ATGACCGTCCCGGACCATCCCCTCCAGGGCGCGGGCGAGGGCGCGTGCGGCCGCGCCGTCGCCACCGACGCCGTCGCCTCGGACGTCCCCCGACTGTCGGACGTCCTCGCCGCCGTGGAGCGCCTCTGGCCGGCCCGCCTCGCCGAGTCCTGGGACGCCGTCGGTCCTGTGGTCGGCCGCGCCGGGCGTCCCGTCCGGCACGTCCTGTGGGCCGTGGACCCGGTGCAGGACGTGGTCGACGAGGCCGTCCGGATCGGGGCGGACCTCGTGGTCACCCACCACCCGCTGATGTTGCGCGGCACCACTTCCGTGGCCGCCGTCGGACACGGCGGCGCCTTCAAGGGGGAGGTCGTGCACACCCTGATCGAGCACGGCATCGCCCTGGTGGCCGCGCACACGAACGCCGACTCCGCCGTGGGCGGCGTGTCCGACGCGATCGCCTGGCGCCTGGGACTGACGGACGTGTCCCCGCTGCAGCCCTCGGCGGGGGGCTCCGGGGCCGAGGGGATCGGCCGGGTGGGCGAGCTCCCCGCCCCCGTGCCCCTGGTCGAGTTCGCCCGCACCGTGGCCGCCCTCCTGCCCGCGACGGCCGGCGGTGTGCGGGTGGCCGGGGACGCCGACCTGCCCGTGCGCCGCGTGGCCGTCTGCGGCGGCGCGGGAGACAGCCTGTTCGACGCCGTCCGCGCCGCCGACGCGGACGTCTACGTCACCTCGGACCTCCGCCACCACCCCGCCTCCGAGGCCCGGGAGGCCGCGCGGCACGCCGGGGGCCGCCCGGCCCTCGTGGACACCGCCCACTTCGCCGGCGAGTGGCTGTGGCTCGCCGACGGCGCCGCCGCCCTCGCGGAGGAGCTCGCCCGCGGCGGCCACCGCGCGCGGATGACCGTCTCCGAGCTCGTCACCGACCCCTGGGACCTCCACCTCCCGTCCGGCCTCGCAGAGAGGACCACGTCATGA
- a CDS encoding YaaA family protein → MLILLPPSEGKTGPRSGRPLDLSSLTLADDDAVTAARAELLPRLAEASARPDALDILGVGASLADEVAANTRLATAPSAPARKVYTGVLFEALDLTSLSPAAKRRAASDVLVFSALFGATTPGDRIPAYRLPVGARLPGMPGLAAWWRPRLAPALDGYAEARGGVVVDCRSGGYAAQWKAPAERSLAVDVFQLRAGRRTVVSHFAKHTRGLVARALLEAGSRAAGTPATAADVVARAGDGGVPGQRWEVELVPPTGRKAGSLQVILPEE, encoded by the coding sequence GTGCTGATCCTGCTGCCGCCCTCCGAGGGCAAGACCGGGCCGCGCTCCGGCCGCCCGCTCGACCTGTCCTCCTTGACCCTGGCCGACGACGACGCCGTCACGGCCGCGCGCGCCGAGCTCCTCCCGCGGCTGGCGGAGGCCTCGGCCCGGCCGGACGCCCTCGACATCCTGGGCGTGGGCGCCTCCCTGGCGGACGAGGTGGCCGCCAACACGCGGCTGGCGACGGCCCCCTCGGCGCCGGCCCGGAAGGTGTACACCGGGGTGCTGTTCGAGGCCCTGGACCTGACGTCCCTCTCCCCCGCCGCCAAGCGGCGCGCGGCCTCCGACGTGCTCGTCTTCTCCGCCCTGTTCGGAGCCACGACCCCCGGCGACCGCATCCCCGCGTACCGGCTGCCCGTCGGAGCCCGGCTGCCGGGCATGCCCGGGCTGGCCGCCTGGTGGCGGCCCCGGCTGGCTCCGGCGCTGGACGGGTACGCGGAGGCCCGCGGCGGGGTCGTGGTGGACTGCCGCTCCGGCGGCTACGCGGCCCAGTGGAAGGCGCCGGCCGAGCGCTCCCTCGCGGTGGACGTGTTCCAACTGCGCGCCGGGCGACGCACGGTGGTGTCCCACTTCGCCAAGCACACCCGCGGCCTCGTCGCCCGGGCCCTTCTGGAGGCCGGATCCCGGGCGGCGGGCACCCCGGCCACGGCCGCCGACGTCGTCGCGCGCGCCGGCGACGGAGGCGTCCCCGGGCAGCGGTGGGAGGTGGAGCTGGTGCCGCCCACGGGGCGGAAGGCCGGCAGCCTCCAGGTGATCCTGCCCGAGGAGTGA
- the gndA gene encoding NADP-dependent phosphogluconate dehydrogenase, producing MTETSTVRGTADIGVTGLAVMGANLARNFARHGYTVALHNRSRAKTDALVAEHGHEGSFVATETLEELVGSLASPRRVLIMVKAGAPVDAVIDQLVPLLDEGDIVIDAGNSHYEDTRRREAALAEKGLHFVGVGVSGGEEGALNGPAIMPGGPEESYAALGPLLEDIAASYDGEPCCAWIGTDGAGHYVKMVHNGIEYADMEVIGEAFDLLRRVAGIEPAEQAQVFDAWNQTELASYLIEITAEVLQQVDAATGAPLVDVIVDEAGQKGTGRWTAISGLDVGSPVAAIAESVFARSLSAQTEVRATAREVLAAGVESAPAVSPQDRDAFVEDVRQALFASKLVAYAQGLDMLSAAAIEYGWALDLGTIASLWRDGCIIRADLLDVIMKAFGGRDTSRHPEPGTRAEGQPLNLLFAPEFAQAMAEALPAWRRVVGAAVAAGVPVPVFSSALAYYDGLRADRLPAALIQGQRDFFGAHTYRRTDRDGSFHTLWSGDRTEVDGDGAPVVMPQPAEGDPTDETAR from the coding sequence ATGACCGAGACCAGCACCGTCCGGGGGACCGCCGACATCGGTGTCACCGGCCTGGCCGTGATGGGCGCCAATCTGGCGCGCAACTTCGCCCGGCACGGGTACACCGTGGCCCTGCACAACCGCAGTCGTGCGAAGACCGACGCCCTCGTGGCGGAGCACGGCCATGAGGGCTCCTTCGTGGCGACGGAGACCCTGGAGGAGCTCGTCGGCTCCCTGGCCTCCCCCCGCCGCGTCCTGATCATGGTCAAGGCCGGCGCTCCGGTGGACGCCGTCATCGACCAGCTCGTCCCGCTGCTGGACGAGGGCGACATCGTGATCGACGCCGGCAACTCGCACTACGAGGACACCCGCCGCCGCGAGGCCGCCCTCGCCGAGAAGGGCCTGCACTTCGTGGGCGTCGGCGTCTCCGGCGGCGAGGAGGGCGCCCTCAACGGGCCGGCCATCATGCCCGGCGGCCCGGAGGAGTCGTACGCCGCCCTCGGCCCGCTGCTGGAGGACATCGCCGCGTCGTACGACGGAGAGCCGTGCTGCGCGTGGATCGGCACCGACGGCGCCGGGCACTACGTGAAGATGGTCCACAACGGCATCGAGTACGCGGACATGGAGGTCATCGGCGAGGCCTTCGACCTGCTGCGCCGCGTGGCCGGGATCGAGCCCGCCGAGCAGGCCCAGGTGTTCGACGCGTGGAACCAGACCGAGCTGGCCTCCTACCTGATCGAGATCACCGCCGAGGTGCTCCAGCAGGTGGACGCCGCCACCGGTGCGCCGCTCGTCGACGTGATCGTGGACGAGGCGGGGCAGAAGGGCACCGGCCGCTGGACCGCGATCTCCGGACTGGACGTGGGCTCGCCCGTGGCGGCGATCGCCGAGTCCGTGTTCGCCCGCTCCCTCTCCGCCCAGACCGAGGTCCGGGCCACGGCGCGCGAGGTGCTCGCCGCCGGCGTCGAGTCCGCGCCCGCCGTCTCCCCGCAGGACCGCGACGCGTTCGTGGAGGACGTGCGCCAGGCCCTCTTCGCCTCCAAGCTCGTGGCCTACGCGCAGGGCCTGGACATGCTCTCGGCCGCCGCCATCGAGTACGGCTGGGCCCTGGACCTGGGCACCATCGCGTCCCTGTGGCGCGACGGCTGCATCATCCGCGCCGACCTGCTCGACGTGATCATGAAGGCGTTCGGCGGACGGGACACGTCGCGCCACCCGGAGCCCGGCACCCGTGCCGAGGGTCAGCCCCTGAACCTGCTGTTCGCCCCCGAGTTCGCCCAGGCCATGGCCGAGGCGCTGCCGGCCTGGCGCCGCGTGGTGGGCGCCGCCGTCGCCGCCGGGGTGCCCGTGCCGGTGTTCTCCTCCGCCCTGGCCTACTACGACGGCCTGCGCGCCGACCGGCTTCCCGCCGCCCTGATCCAGGGTCAGCGCGACTTCTTCGGGGCGCACACCTACCGCCGCACGGACCGTGACGGCTCGTTCCACACGCTGTGGTCCGGCGACCGCACCGAGGTCGACGGCGACGGCGCCCCCGTGGTCATGCCGCAGCCGGCCGAGGGCGACCCCACGGACGAGACCGCCCGCTGA
- the def gene encoding peptide deformylase gives MPSIRPITVYGEPVLHTRAAEVEVIDDSIRELVEDMYVTQDVANGVGLAAPQVGVGLRVFTWTFQDTGDAPNLGHVINPVLTMLSKPSTEEPDRHEDTEGCLSVPGHGFPLKRSAHVRMTGQRMDGSTVDIEATGWFARILQHEYDHLNGTLYVNRLEGKWARRWKRAQRAERLNVPGVTWLPGTDPDPFGHDVDVDEDAPAHEHHDHDHEGHDHAQEAR, from the coding sequence ATGCCCTCCATCCGTCCCATCACCGTCTACGGCGAGCCCGTCCTGCACACGCGGGCCGCGGAGGTCGAGGTGATCGACGACTCGATCCGCGAGCTCGTCGAGGACATGTACGTCACGCAGGACGTGGCCAACGGGGTGGGGCTGGCCGCTCCGCAGGTGGGCGTGGGCCTGCGCGTGTTCACGTGGACGTTCCAGGACACCGGCGACGCCCCGAACCTCGGGCACGTGATCAACCCCGTCCTCACCATGCTCTCCAAGCCGTCCACGGAGGAGCCGGACCGTCACGAGGACACCGAGGGCTGCCTGTCCGTGCCCGGCCACGGCTTTCCTCTGAAGCGCTCCGCGCACGTCCGGATGACCGGCCAGCGCATGGACGGCTCGACGGTGGACATCGAGGCCACGGGCTGGTTCGCGCGGATCCTCCAGCACGAGTACGACCACCTCAACGGCACCCTCTACGTGAACCGCCTCGAGGGGAAGTGGGCCCGCCGCTGGAAGCGCGCCCAGCGCGCCGAGCGGCTGAACGTGCCCGGGGTGACCTGGCTGCCGGGCACCGACCCGGACCCCTTCGGCCACGACGTGGACGTCGACGAGGACGCCCCGGCCCACGAGCATCACGACCACGACCACGAGGGTCACGACCATGCCCAGGAGGCCCGGTGA
- the epsC gene encoding serine O-acetyltransferase EpsC produces MGIRSRIKEDIATVRSHDPAARGDLEVVLAYSGLHAVWSHRVAHRMWQVGRLKTPARLLSQAARALTGIEIHPGATIGRRLFIDHGMGVVIGETAEIGDDVMLYHGVTLGGRSLEKVKRHPTLRDGVVVGAGAKILGPVEIGEGTSVGANAVVVKDTPPDSIATGIPASVRLRTSPAEKKPLVDPAEYVDPAMWI; encoded by the coding sequence GTGGGCATCCGCTCCCGCATCAAGGAAGACATCGCCACCGTGCGCAGCCATGACCCCGCCGCGCGCGGCGACCTGGAGGTCGTGCTGGCCTACTCGGGCCTGCACGCCGTGTGGTCGCACCGGGTCGCCCACCGCATGTGGCAGGTCGGCCGGCTGAAAACGCCGGCCCGGCTGCTCTCGCAGGCGGCGCGCGCGCTGACCGGCATCGAGATCCACCCGGGTGCGACGATCGGCCGCCGGCTCTTCATCGACCACGGCATGGGCGTCGTGATCGGCGAGACCGCGGAGATCGGGGACGACGTCATGCTGTACCACGGCGTGACCCTCGGCGGGCGGTCCCTGGAGAAGGTCAAGCGCCACCCCACGCTGCGCGACGGGGTGGTGGTCGGTGCGGGGGCCAAGATCCTCGGCCCCGTGGAGATCGGCGAGGGCACCTCGGTGGGGGCGAACGCCGTCGTCGTCAAGGACACCCCGCCCGACTCGATCGCCACCGGCATCCCGGCCTCCGTGCGCCTGCGCACCTCCCCGGCGGAGAAGAAGCCCCTGGTGGACCCCGCCGAGTACGTGGACCCCGCCATGTGGATCTGA
- a CDS encoding glyceraldehyde-3-phosphate dehydrogenase, whose protein sequence is MADTASTQTPEWNTQQKLAEKMVPLLGTLYREHNVVTSIYGRSLVNRGVIDIIKAHRYARRVQEAPLSVEATFPLVEAMAGMDLGAANIDLAELAAKQQASGQDVQAFLDAELADVTGKSGEGLGETQDVVLYGFGRIGRLLARILLDHAGGGSKLRLRAVVVRKNSEDDLIKRASLLRRDSIHGPFDGTIVVDEDRNVITANGTEIQVIYSNDPTTVDYTSYGIKDALVVDNTGRWRDVEGLSQHLQAKGATKVLLTAPGKGDMKNIVFGVNSDDILDEDTIVSAASCTTNGITPVLKVIQDEYGVQHGHVETVHAYTNDQNLVDNFHKGARRGRAAGMNMVITETGAAKAVAKALPELKGKLSGNAIRVPTPDVSMAIINIALEKPTSVEEINARLKQESLTGDLRGQIGYVDSPEVVSTDFVGSDRAGVVDGLATIVNNEGKNAILYVWYDNEYGYSHQVVRVVEKMAGQQVPSFPKA, encoded by the coding sequence GTGGCAGACACCGCCTCGACCCAGACCCCCGAGTGGAACACGCAGCAGAAGCTCGCGGAGAAGATGGTCCCCCTGCTGGGCACCCTGTACCGCGAGCACAACGTGGTCACCTCGATCTACGGGCGCTCCCTCGTGAACCGCGGCGTGATCGACATCATCAAGGCCCACCGCTACGCCCGCCGCGTGCAGGAGGCCCCGCTGAGCGTGGAGGCCACCTTCCCGCTGGTCGAGGCCATGGCCGGGATGGACCTGGGCGCCGCGAACATCGACCTCGCCGAGCTGGCCGCCAAGCAGCAGGCCTCCGGCCAGGACGTGCAGGCCTTCCTCGACGCCGAGCTCGCGGACGTCACGGGCAAGTCGGGTGAGGGCCTGGGCGAGACCCAGGACGTCGTGCTGTACGGCTTCGGGCGCATCGGCCGCCTGCTGGCCCGCATCCTCCTGGACCACGCGGGCGGCGGATCCAAGCTGCGCCTGCGCGCCGTCGTCGTGCGGAAGAACTCCGAGGACGACCTGATCAAGCGCGCCTCCCTGCTGCGCCGCGACTCGATCCACGGCCCGTTCGACGGGACGATCGTGGTCGACGAGGACCGCAACGTGATCACCGCCAACGGCACTGAGATCCAGGTCATCTACTCGAACGACCCGACCACGGTGGACTACACCTCCTACGGCATCAAGGACGCGCTGGTCGTCGACAACACCGGCCGCTGGCGCGACGTCGAGGGCCTGTCTCAGCACCTGCAGGCGAAGGGCGCCACGAAGGTCCTACTCACCGCCCCGGGCAAGGGCGACATGAAGAACATCGTGTTCGGCGTGAACTCGGACGACATCCTCGACGAGGACACCATCGTCTCCGCCGCCTCCTGCACCACCAACGGCATCACCCCGGTGCTCAAGGTCATCCAGGACGAGTACGGCGTGCAGCACGGCCACGTGGAGACCGTGCACGCCTACACCAACGACCAGAACCTCGTGGACAACTTCCACAAGGGCGCCCGCCGCGGCCGCGCCGCCGGCATGAACATGGTCATCACCGAGACCGGCGCCGCCAAGGCCGTGGCCAAGGCCCTGCCCGAGCTCAAGGGCAAGCTCTCCGGCAACGCGATCCGCGTGCCCACCCCGGACGTGTCCATGGCGATCATCAACATCGCCCTGGAGAAGCCCACCTCCGTCGAGGAGATCAACGCCCGCCTGAAGCAGGAGTCCCTCACCGGCGACTTGCGCGGCCAGATCGGCTATGTGGACTCCCCGGAGGTCGTCTCCACCGACTTCGTCGGCTCCGACCGCGCCGGCGTCGTGGACGGCCTCGCCACCATCGTGAACAACGAGGGCAAGAACGCCATCCTCTACGTCTGGTACGACAACGAGTACGGCTACTCGCACCAGGTGGTCCGCGTCGTCGAGAAGATGGCCGGCCAGCAGGTGCCGTCCTTCCCGAAGGCCTGA
- the cysK gene encoding cysteine synthase A, whose translation MAKILDNITQAVGGTPLVRLNSLTEGLPGDVAVKVEFYNPANSVKDRIGVAIVDAAEKSGQLTPGGTIVEGTSGNTGIALAMVGAARGYKVILTMPETMSAERRVMLRAFGAEIVLTPGADGMRGAVERAQQIVRDTPNSIWAQQFANEANVRAHYTTTGPEIWDATGGAVDTFIAGVGTGGTITGAGRYLREQKPDVKLIAVEPSDSPILSGGQAGPHKIQGIGANFVPEILDTELYDEVYAATFEESIATSRALGAREGILGGISTGAIVSAALKEAAKPESEGKLIVAVVCDFGERYISTALFEDVRG comes from the coding sequence ATGGCGAAGATCCTCGACAACATCACCCAGGCCGTCGGCGGCACCCCCCTGGTGCGCCTGAACTCCCTGACCGAGGGCCTGCCCGGCGACGTCGCCGTGAAGGTCGAGTTCTACAACCCGGCGAACTCCGTGAAGGACCGCATCGGCGTCGCCATCGTGGACGCCGCGGAGAAGTCGGGGCAGCTCACCCCCGGCGGCACCATCGTGGAGGGCACCTCCGGCAACACCGGCATCGCCCTGGCCATGGTCGGCGCCGCCCGCGGCTACAAGGTGATCCTCACCATGCCGGAGACCATGTCCGCCGAGCGTCGCGTGATGCTCCGCGCCTTCGGCGCCGAGATCGTGCTGACCCCGGGCGCGGACGGCATGCGCGGCGCCGTCGAGCGGGCCCAGCAGATCGTCAGGGACACCCCCAACTCCATCTGGGCCCAGCAGTTCGCCAACGAGGCCAACGTGCGGGCCCACTACACGACGACGGGCCCGGAGATCTGGGACGCGACCGGCGGCGCCGTGGACACGTTCATCGCGGGCGTGGGCACCGGCGGCACCATCACCGGCGCCGGCCGCTACCTGCGCGAGCAGAAGCCGGACGTCAAGCTGATCGCCGTGGAGCCGTCGGACTCCCCGATCCTCTCCGGCGGCCAGGCGGGCCCCCACAAGATCCAGGGCATCGGTGCCAACTTCGTCCCCGAGATCCTGGACACCGAGCTCTACGACGAGGTCTACGCGGCCACCTTCGAGGAGTCCATCGCCACCTCCCGCGCGCTCGGCGCCCGCGAGGGCATCCTCGGCGGCATCTCCACCGGCGCGATCGTCTCCGCCGCCCTGAAGGAGGCCGCGAAGCCCGAGTCCGAGGGCAAGCTGATCGTCGCCGTCGTCTGCGACTTCGGCGAGCGCTACATCTCCACCGCCCTCTTCGAGGACGTCCGCGGCTGA
- a CDS encoding reverse transcriptase-like protein, producing the protein MAERTLQVEADGGSRGNPGVAGYGALVRDPATGDVLMTDAAPLGKASNNVAEYSGLIAGLEMAKTLDPDARVHVKMDSKLVVEQMSGRWKIKHEDMRRLAQQARAVLPPSRVTYEWIPRAQNKDADQLSNEAMDAGARGGRWDAGASKVPVTAPSAPTSAGAPAAEPDKEPLEEPPVPEERTRPRPVGRLHHVEIWAADLDAAVESLGWLFEQVGYAPGDAWAEGRVYRGAGDYLVLESGRDVAPGGHDRLRPGLNHLAFRAGTRADVDRIAAQAADHGFTLLFEDRHPFAGGRDHYAAYLETADGFEVELVADPA; encoded by the coding sequence ATGGCGGAACGCACCCTGCAGGTCGAGGCGGACGGCGGCTCGCGCGGCAACCCCGGCGTGGCCGGCTACGGCGCCCTCGTGCGCGACCCGGCCACGGGCGACGTCCTGATGACGGATGCCGCCCCGCTGGGCAAGGCCTCCAACAACGTGGCCGAGTACTCCGGGCTCATCGCCGGGCTCGAGATGGCCAAGACCCTCGATCCCGACGCCCGGGTGCACGTGAAGATGGACTCGAAGCTCGTCGTCGAGCAGATGTCCGGCCGGTGGAAGATCAAGCACGAGGACATGCGCCGGCTCGCCCAGCAGGCGCGCGCCGTGCTGCCGCCCTCGCGGGTCACGTACGAGTGGATCCCGCGCGCGCAGAACAAGGACGCGGACCAGCTCTCCAATGAGGCCATGGACGCCGGCGCCCGCGGCGGCCGGTGGGACGCCGGCGCCTCGAAGGTGCCGGTCACGGCGCCCTCCGCGCCGACGTCGGCCGGCGCCCCCGCCGCCGAGCCGGACAAGGAGCCCCTCGAGGAGCCGCCCGTGCCGGAGGAGCGCACGCGCCCCCGCCCGGTCGGCCGCCTGCACCACGTCGAGATCTGGGCCGCGGACCTGGACGCCGCCGTGGAGAGCCTGGGCTGGCTGTTCGAGCAGGTCGGCTACGCCCCGGGTGACGCCTGGGCCGAGGGTCGGGTGTACCGGGGCGCCGGGGACTACCTGGTCCTGGAGTCCGGGCGCGACGTCGCCCCGGGAGGGCACGACCGGCTCCGCCCCGGCCTGAACCATCTCGCCTTCCGGGCCGGCACCCGCGCGGACGTGGACCGGATCGCGGCCCAGGCCGCCGACCACGGGTTCACCCTGCTGTTTGAGGACCGGCACCCCTTCGCCGGCGGGCGCGACCACTACGCCGCCTACCTGGAGACCGCGGACGGGTTCGAGGTCGAGCTCGTGGCCGACCCGGCCTGA
- a CDS encoding adenine phosphoribosyltransferase yields the protein MSGVALSAAGRQAADVPGLERAATLFRSVPDFPTDGVVFQDITPVLADPAALRAVVEAMIAPFEGAYDAVAGLDARGFLLAGFAAALTGTGVIPLRKAGKLPVSVAHVDYALEYGAASLEAPPELAVPGVRVLILDDVLATGGTLAAARDLAERCGAEVAGSAVVLEVEGLGGRERCPDALTLFSA from the coding sequence GTGAGCGGCGTCGCCCTCTCCGCCGCCGGCCGGCAGGCCGCGGACGTGCCGGGCCTCGAGCGCGCCGCGACCCTGTTCCGCTCCGTGCCGGACTTCCCCACCGACGGCGTGGTGTTCCAGGACATCACCCCGGTCCTCGCGGACCCGGCCGCCCTGCGCGCCGTCGTGGAGGCGATGATCGCCCCGTTCGAGGGGGCCTACGACGCCGTCGCGGGCCTCGACGCGCGCGGCTTCCTGCTGGCCGGGTTCGCCGCGGCGCTCACCGGCACCGGCGTGATCCCGCTGCGCAAGGCCGGCAAGCTGCCGGTCTCCGTGGCCCACGTGGACTATGCCCTGGAGTACGGGGCCGCCTCCCTCGAGGCACCCCCGGAGCTCGCCGTGCCCGGGGTGCGCGTGCTCATCCTCGACGACGTCCTCGCCACCGGCGGCACCCTGGCCGCGGCGCGCGACCTCGCCGAACGGTGCGGCGCCGAGGTGGCCGGCTCCGCCGTCGTGCTGGAGGTGGAGGGCCTGGGCGGCCGCGAACGCTGCCCTGACGCCCTGACCCTGTTCTCTGCCTGA
- the msrA gene encoding peptide-methionine (S)-S-oxide reductase MsrA has product MSETPETPSTPAAHAPRVRELTLAGGCFWCLDAVYRRVRGVLAVESGYTGGHTPDPDYEAVCTGQTGHAEAVRVRFDEAQVPAEVIMDLFFTGHDPTSLNRQGADVGTQYRSAVFAHDEAEADFFRSQLARAQELYEAPIVTTIEPAAAWHPAEWYHQDFYASRPGNGYCRVVIDPKLAAVRRRHAAWLTDGA; this is encoded by the coding sequence ATGAGCGAGACCCCGGAGACCCCCTCAACCCCCGCCGCCCACGCGCCGCGGGTGCGCGAGCTGACCCTGGCGGGCGGCTGCTTCTGGTGCCTGGACGCCGTCTACCGGCGCGTGCGCGGTGTGCTCGCGGTGGAGTCCGGCTACACCGGCGGCCACACCCCGGACCCGGACTACGAGGCCGTGTGCACCGGCCAAACCGGCCACGCCGAGGCCGTCCGCGTGCGCTTCGACGAGGCGCAGGTCCCCGCGGAGGTCATCATGGACCTGTTCTTCACCGGCCACGACCCGACCTCGCTGAACCGGCAGGGCGCCGACGTCGGCACGCAGTACCGCTCCGCGGTGTTCGCCCACGACGAGGCCGAGGCGGACTTCTTCCGCTCCCAGCTCGCGCGTGCCCAGGAGCTCTACGAGGCGCCGATCGTCACCACCATCGAGCCGGCGGCCGCGTGGCACCCCGCCGAGTGGTACCACCAGGACTTCTACGCGAGCCGGCCGGGCAACGGCTACTGCCGCGTGGTGATCGACCCCAAGCTCGCCGCGGTCCGCCGGCGCCACGCCGCGTGGCTCACGGACGGCGCCTGA
- a CDS encoding CT398-like coiled coil hairpin domain-containing protein: MNRVTAPAAEQARLLELQQLDLGIGRAKTRLAQLRADAALADLQKAVAAAEEAAAEQEAHERETDAAAAQASERATTTRARRDRTRAHLDAGDGGSKELTALQHELEGLESLLAEHEGAALAAMEAADEAEEALARARAAVDEARAAVAARADEVRAEGRRVTEEGRELAALRAGLAGRLPADLLARYEEARAANAGIGATRLEGRRTGAGTELSPADLDAVLATPADEVAVDPETGILIIRA, translated from the coding sequence ATGAACCGCGTCACCGCACCCGCCGCCGAGCAGGCCCGCCTGCTGGAGCTGCAGCAGCTCGACCTGGGCATCGGCCGCGCCAAGACGCGCCTGGCCCAGCTGCGCGCCGACGCCGCGCTCGCCGATCTCCAGAAGGCCGTCGCCGCGGCGGAGGAGGCCGCGGCGGAGCAGGAGGCCCACGAGCGCGAGACCGACGCCGCGGCCGCGCAGGCCTCCGAGCGCGCCACCACCACCCGCGCCCGCCGAGACCGCACGCGCGCCCATCTCGACGCCGGCGACGGCGGCTCCAAGGAGCTGACTGCCCTCCAGCACGAGCTCGAGGGGCTGGAGTCCCTGCTGGCGGAGCACGAGGGCGCCGCCCTGGCCGCGATGGAGGCCGCAGACGAGGCCGAGGAGGCCCTCGCCCGGGCCCGCGCCGCCGTCGACGAGGCCAGGGCGGCGGTGGCCGCACGCGCCGACGAGGTCCGGGCCGAGGGGCGCCGCGTCACCGAGGAGGGCCGGGAGCTCGCCGCGCTCCGCGCCGGACTGGCCGGGCGCCTACCCGCCGACCTCCTGGCCCGCTACGAGGAGGCTCGGGCGGCGAACGCTGGCATCGGGGCCACGCGCCTCGAGGGCCGCCGCACCGGCGCCGGCACCGAGCTCTCGCCCGCGGACCTGGACGCCGTCCTGGCGACGCCCGCCGACGAGGTCGCCGTGGACCCGGAGACCGGGATCCTGATCATCCGTGCCTGA
- a CDS encoding antibiotic biosynthesis monooxygenase family protein — translation MSVVKINAISVPEGAGPELEKRFAVRKHAVDQEPGFEGFQLLRPTAGEDRYFVVTTWASEEDFQRWRDGRMPAAHADEQGGRPTPVATGADLLELEVVDLG, via the coding sequence GTGTCCGTCGTGAAGATCAACGCCATCAGCGTCCCTGAGGGCGCCGGCCCGGAACTCGAGAAGCGGTTCGCCGTCCGCAAGCACGCGGTGGACCAGGAGCCGGGCTTCGAGGGCTTCCAGCTGCTCCGGCCCACCGCGGGCGAGGACCGCTACTTCGTGGTCACGACGTGGGCGTCGGAGGAGGACTTCCAGCGCTGGCGGGACGGGCGCATGCCCGCCGCCCACGCCGACGAGCAGGGCGGCCGCCCGACGCCGGTCGCCACGGGCGCCGACCTGCTCGAGTTGGAGGTCGTGGACCTGGGCTGA